In Zingiber officinale cultivar Zhangliang chromosome 1A, Zo_v1.1, whole genome shotgun sequence, a genomic segment contains:
- the LOC122038431 gene encoding nucleoside diphosphate kinase B-like, translated as MEQSFIMIKPDGVQRGLVGEIISRFEKKGFYLKGVKLLSVERSFAEKHYADLSARPFFPALVDYIISGPVVAMVWEGKNVVLTGRKIIGATNPSDSAPGTIRGDFAIEMGRNVIHGSDSIESAWKEIALWFPEGIAEWKSNLHPWIYEQK; from the exons ATGGAGCAGTCCTTCATCATGATCAAGCCCGACGGCGTGCAACGCGGCCTG GTTGGAGAGATCATTAGCCGTTTCGAAAAGAAGGGTTTCTACTTGAAAG GGGTGAAGTTGTTGAGCGTGGAGCGCTCCTTTGCGGAGAAGCACTACGCCGACCTCTCTGCGAGACCGTTCTTCCCTGCGTTGGTGGACTACATCATATCCGGCCCAGTGGTTGCCATGGTGTGGGAAGGGAAGAATGTGGTGCTCACCGGACGCAAGATCATCGGAGCCACGAACCCCTCGGACTCCGCCCCCGGCACCATACGTGGTGATTTCGCGATCGAGATGGGCAG GAATGTCATTCATGGGAGTGACTCCATTGAGAGTGCCTGGAAGGAGATTGCTTTGTGGTTTCCTGAAGGCATAGCTGAATGGAAGAGCAACCTCCACCCCTGGATCTATGAGCAGAAATAA